The uncultured Desulfuromonas sp. genome has a segment encoding these proteins:
- a CDS encoding diguanylate cyclase has protein sequence MVLRSLLITACTVLTMLAPPALDAMELQEVKIGILAFQPKSTAAQHWSALAKHLKKSHPELNNVTILPMTQQELEQSIRDNLVDYVLTNPAQYIRFHRCYGLSAPLATVIRGSTEVPLSGFGGTIFVKAENDRINTLADLSKCRVAVPFLHAFGAAQMQQYELFLHHLPLIPKEQFVITGMPHDTIVEAVLTGKADVGFARAGTLERLEKEGKISLTQFKIIHQQPFGEFPALVSTHLYPEWPIAALRHVSPQDQALMISALMQMHRIPEGELPFGIRGFYPPADYSPVENLMRTLRLPPFNITPEYRFSDFWTQYRTQSIFVLSAMCIILVLTGYLFVSRYKLSIAQQKLVRLSEQDPLTGLDNRRKFMSHYETEWKSARRNDAPLAILMIDIDHFKNYNDHYGHVAGDDALTAVAAVINRQITRPRDCIARYGGEEFICLLPDTDDEASAQVAEKIRKEVEKLAINHAYSATADHITVSIGITSLRTQDRINRTELINLADKALYEAKEAGRNCIKVA, from the coding sequence ATGGTCTTGCGCTCTTTACTGATAACCGCCTGCACCGTGTTGACGATGCTTGCGCCGCCGGCGCTTGACGCCATGGAGCTGCAGGAAGTTAAAATCGGCATACTGGCGTTTCAACCCAAATCAACCGCAGCACAACACTGGTCAGCCCTGGCCAAACACCTTAAAAAAAGTCATCCGGAGCTGAATAACGTCACGATCCTGCCCATGACGCAACAGGAACTGGAACAATCCATTCGTGATAATCTGGTTGATTATGTTTTGACCAATCCGGCCCAATACATTCGTTTCCATCGTTGTTACGGCCTTTCGGCACCGCTGGCTACAGTGATTCGTGGCTCTACAGAGGTTCCCCTGTCCGGTTTTGGCGGCACGATTTTCGTCAAGGCGGAGAATGACCGAATTAATACTCTAGCCGATCTAAGCAAATGCCGTGTTGCCGTGCCTTTTTTGCACGCCTTCGGTGCCGCACAAATGCAGCAATATGAATTATTCTTACACCACCTGCCCCTGATACCAAAAGAACAGTTTGTCATCACAGGGATGCCGCATGACACCATAGTGGAAGCGGTTCTCACCGGCAAAGCCGATGTCGGCTTTGCCAGAGCCGGAACACTGGAGCGGTTGGAAAAAGAGGGGAAAATCTCCCTGACTCAGTTCAAAATCATCCACCAGCAACCGTTCGGCGAGTTTCCTGCACTTGTTTCCACCCATCTTTATCCGGAATGGCCGATTGCTGCGCTGCGCCATGTGTCACCACAGGATCAAGCCCTGATGATATCAGCACTGATGCAAATGCATCGCATTCCCGAAGGGGAACTTCCGTTCGGCATTCGCGGCTTCTACCCGCCGGCGGATTATAGCCCGGTGGAAAACCTGATGCGCACCTTGAGGCTCCCCCCCTTTAACATCACTCCGGAATACCGGTTTTCAGACTTCTGGACACAGTACAGAACCCAGTCCATTTTCGTCTTGTCGGCCATGTGCATTATTCTTGTCCTTACAGGCTACCTTTTCGTCAGTCGCTATAAACTGTCCATCGCACAACAAAAATTAGTTCGCCTGAGTGAACAGGATCCATTAACCGGCCTCGACAACCGACGCAAGTTTATGAGCCATTATGAAACCGAATGGAAAAGCGCACGACGGAACGATGCACCTCTGGCGATTCTGATGATTGATATTGACCACTTTAAAAACTACAACGATCACTATGGGCATGTGGCCGGCGATGATGCTCTGACCGCAGTTGCTGCAGTTATCAATCGGCAAATTACTCGACCAAGGGATTGTATTGCACGCTACGGTGGCGAAGAATTTATCTGTCTGCTACCGGATACCGACGACGAAGCCTCCGCTCAGGTGGCGGAAAAGATCAGAAAAGAGGTTGAAAAGCTTGCAATCAACCATGCATATTCTGCGACGGCGGATCATATTACGGTGAGCATTGGCATCACCAGTTTACGAACACAGGACAGAATCAACCGAACGGAATTAATCAATTTAGCGGACAAGGCCCTTTATGAGGCCAAAGAAGCGGGACGGAACTGTATCAAAGTTGCCTGA
- a CDS encoding VOC family protein, which yields MECLLDHIALNVEDDGRMLEFYTEVLELPSERLTAYRAGKVPFASVRLNANTIIDLFPKTLWGKQPGQQRGLLNHLCMAVSKSQWQALHERLLEHRIEIETGPVPRWGAHGQGSSIYFRDPEGTLLEARYYESMEQKGDCLLGS from the coding sequence ATGGAATGTCTGCTGGATCATATTGCGTTGAATGTCGAAGACGATGGCCGAATGCTGGAGTTTTATACCGAGGTTCTGGAGCTGCCGAGTGAGCGTTTAACCGCGTATCGTGCCGGTAAAGTGCCATTTGCGTCGGTGCGTCTCAATGCCAATACCATCATTGATCTGTTCCCGAAAACACTGTGGGGTAAGCAGCCGGGCCAACAGCGAGGCCTGTTGAATCATCTGTGCATGGCGGTAAGTAAAAGCCAGTGGCAGGCATTGCATGAACGGCTTCTGGAGCATCGGATTGAGATTGAAACCGGGCCGGTACCACGCTGGGGAGCGCACGGGCAGGGCTCTTCGATCTATTTTCGCGATCCGGAAGGAACGTTGCTTGAAGCCCGTTATTATGAATCGATGGAACAAAAAGGTGACTGTTTGCTCGGTTCCTGA
- the asd gene encoding archaetidylserine decarboxylase (Phosphatidylserine decarboxylase is synthesized as a single chain precursor. Generation of the pyruvoyl active site from a Ser is coupled to cleavage of a Gly-Ser bond between the larger (beta) and smaller (alpha chains). It is an integral membrane protein.), whose protein sequence is MDTIEYFDRQTGQLCRETVMGDAAIKWAYQTMSGQWCSQLLFGSSWLSSALGWYFDSPFSKGKIASAIADLNIDESEFAEPREQFASFNAFFTRKLKEGARPFSGDPCHFLCPADGRLLVYEDIDGDSLVSVKGVEDRLAALFGRPMPEFSGGKVAVVRLCPADYHRYHFPCDATVEDEVKIDGQYHSVNPMALKAKPQVFCINKRSYTLLDSALFGRLAFMEVGAFGVAGIHQTYTGKTVKRMQEKGYFDFGGSTVVLVFQKDAIVFDDDLLQNSGRGIETLVKVGETIGRQA, encoded by the coding sequence TTGGATACTATTGAATATTTCGATCGACAAACAGGGCAGCTTTGCCGTGAAACCGTCATGGGCGATGCGGCTATCAAGTGGGCTTATCAAACCATGAGTGGCCAGTGGTGCTCGCAGCTGCTGTTTGGCTCCTCGTGGCTCAGCAGTGCACTGGGCTGGTATTTTGACTCGCCTTTTTCCAAGGGTAAAATCGCTTCGGCGATTGCCGATCTGAACATCGATGAAAGCGAGTTCGCCGAGCCTCGAGAACAGTTTGCCAGCTTCAATGCGTTTTTCACCCGCAAACTTAAAGAGGGGGCACGACCCTTTTCCGGTGATCCGTGCCATTTTTTGTGCCCTGCGGATGGTCGCTTGCTGGTTTACGAAGATATTGATGGTGACAGCCTGGTTTCCGTAAAAGGCGTCGAAGACCGACTGGCGGCGCTGTTTGGCCGACCGATGCCTGAGTTTTCCGGAGGCAAAGTGGCCGTTGTCCGTTTGTGCCCGGCCGATTACCATCGCTATCATTTCCCTTGCGATGCAACAGTGGAGGATGAGGTGAAAATTGACGGCCAATACCATTCGGTCAATCCCATGGCCTTGAAGGCAAAGCCGCAAGTTTTCTGCATCAATAAGCGCTCCTATACGTTGCTGGACAGTGCGCTGTTCGGACGGCTGGCCTTTATGGAGGTTGGTGCATTCGGTGTGGCGGGAATCCATCAGACCTACACCGGTAAGACGGTCAAACGCATGCAGGAGAAAGGTTACTTCGATTTTGGCGGCTCAACCGTGGTCCTGGTGTTTCAAAAAGATGCCATTGTCTTTGATGATGATCTGCTGCAAAACAGCGGCAGAGGCATTGAAACGCTGGTCAAGGTCGGCGAGACCATCGGTCGACAAGCGTAA
- a CDS encoding ABC transporter substrate-binding protein: MLNQDLISLEHTTSLSESAALLRQNQVDGAALTFDEVFQLRQEGIPLTVILIFDISSGADLLLTRPNIHTLNELKNKTIGMEPSVLSQILLSAVLEKAGLSASDIEVRYGIVAHHAQLWQQPNIDALITYLPLPEEIAENANCLFDSRQIPDTVRDVLAVRTDRLEQFRPNLEHLLECHFGVLNKMTREDPDTLHRIAGQLGFSVKQTEEVLRKVRFPCLECNYTYLTPSAEQTQHGLNKLITIMQQANILPEHVTMDHLVDKSFLPDPRE, translated from the coding sequence ATGTTAAATCAAGACCTTATCAGCCTTGAGCACACGACATCGTTGTCCGAATCAGCGGCGTTATTAAGACAAAACCAGGTTGATGGCGCAGCGCTGACCTTTGATGAAGTCTTCCAACTGCGTCAGGAGGGAATTCCCCTGACGGTCATCCTTATTTTTGACATTTCCTCAGGAGCCGACCTTCTTTTAACCCGACCGAACATTCACACCCTCAATGAGTTAAAGAACAAAACCATCGGCATGGAACCCTCTGTACTCAGCCAGATTCTTCTCAGTGCCGTTCTCGAAAAAGCCGGATTAAGCGCGTCCGATATCGAGGTGCGCTACGGCATTGTCGCTCATCATGCACAACTCTGGCAGCAGCCCAACATTGATGCGCTCATCACCTATCTACCGTTACCCGAAGAAATCGCCGAAAACGCGAACTGCCTGTTCGATTCTCGTCAAATCCCGGATACGGTTCGCGATGTTCTAGCTGTGCGCACGGATCGGCTGGAACAATTTCGTCCCAATCTGGAGCATTTACTGGAATGCCACTTTGGCGTTCTGAACAAAATGACCCGAGAAGACCCGGACACCTTGCACCGCATAGCGGGTCAGCTGGGGTTTTCTGTGAAACAAACCGAAGAAGTGTTGCGCAAAGTACGTTTCCCGTGTCTGGAATGCAATTACACGTACCTGACACCATCAGCAGAGCAAACCCAGCACGGCCTCAACAAACTGATCACAATCATGCAACAGGCAAACATCCTCCCGGAACACGTGACGATGGATCATTTGGTTGACAAATCTTTCTTGCCAGACCCACGGGAGTAA
- a CDS encoding methyl-accepting chemotaxis protein has product MKNLPISFKIWILVIAVTLFSFVVGIFGYNALNNVGSLAVEQTGAVMMEGHRDKLKALTDGMAITLGKAIGHLDNEEDQIAQLRKLNTPVVFYPDQSGYFMIYTTRGLLVSLPPKQALQGKNLSDLKDENGVYIIHDLIKAAQAGGGFTEYVWPKPGSEVSQPKLTYAALIPGTDFLVATGIYVDDVDARKSELHAEILRTTNQALWWGLGTVVVCFVVIILPLVFVLLRQIVQPLVALKGVANQIADGDMAVHIDYSSGDEVGELAKALKLMAGNLKQHADLAAEIAQGNFAVEVHLASERDQFGTSMKAMVHQLTDLIAQIRAGGDQISSASSQVADSSQTLSQGATQTAASLEEISSSINEMASQTRHSADSANTANQLSSEASRAAATGGEKMRAMVAAMNEINEAGQNINKIIKTIDEIAFQTNLLALNAAVEAARAGQHGKGFAVVAEEVRNLAARSAKAASETAELIEGSVTKTENGTEMAQQTSAALEEIVGGITKVTDLVAEIAAASNEQAQGISQINQGLGQIDEGVQQNTATAEESAAAAEQLSAQAAHLKQLLSRFKLAGQTQSFAEIAPEPSISSREARSSVPSGWGGAAQETAQISLDDDEFGRF; this is encoded by the coding sequence ATGAAAAATCTGCCAATCAGTTTTAAAATCTGGATTCTGGTGATTGCGGTCACCTTGTTCAGCTTTGTTGTTGGGATCTTCGGCTACAATGCGCTGAACAATGTCGGCAGTCTGGCGGTTGAACAGACCGGAGCGGTGATGATGGAGGGACACCGCGATAAGCTCAAAGCACTGACCGATGGCATGGCGATTACCCTGGGTAAGGCGATTGGTCACTTGGATAACGAAGAGGACCAGATAGCGCAACTGCGCAAGTTGAATACACCTGTCGTGTTTTATCCCGACCAATCGGGCTATTTTATGATTTACACTACCCGCGGTCTGCTTGTTTCATTGCCACCCAAGCAGGCCCTGCAAGGGAAGAATTTGAGTGACCTGAAAGATGAGAATGGTGTTTATATCATTCATGATCTGATCAAGGCCGCTCAGGCTGGCGGCGGGTTCACTGAATATGTCTGGCCGAAGCCGGGCAGTGAAGTGTCACAGCCGAAGCTGACTTATGCCGCATTGATACCGGGTACCGATTTTCTGGTTGCCACCGGGATCTATGTTGATGATGTTGATGCGCGTAAATCTGAACTGCATGCAGAGATCCTTCGCACCACCAATCAGGCTCTGTGGTGGGGGCTGGGAACGGTTGTGGTCTGTTTTGTGGTGATTATTCTGCCATTAGTGTTTGTTTTGCTACGCCAGATTGTGCAACCGCTGGTGGCGCTTAAAGGGGTGGCCAATCAAATTGCCGATGGCGATATGGCGGTTCATATTGATTACAGTTCAGGCGATGAGGTCGGGGAGTTGGCCAAAGCACTGAAGTTGATGGCCGGCAACCTGAAACAGCATGCCGACCTGGCGGCTGAGATTGCCCAAGGTAATTTTGCCGTTGAAGTGCACCTGGCCTCTGAACGCGATCAATTCGGCACCTCTATGAAAGCTATGGTGCACCAGCTTACCGACCTGATCGCCCAGATCCGAGCGGGAGGTGATCAGATCAGTTCCGCCAGTTCCCAAGTGGCCGATTCCAGCCAAACCCTGTCACAGGGGGCGACTCAGACGGCGGCATCCCTTGAAGAAATCAGCAGCTCCATCAATGAGATGGCATCGCAGACCCGTCATAGCGCGGATAGTGCCAACACCGCCAACCAACTGTCCAGTGAAGCGAGCAGGGCGGCGGCAACCGGTGGAGAAAAAATGCGCGCCATGGTCGCCGCGATGAATGAGATCAATGAGGCCGGGCAAAATATCAATAAAATTATCAAAACCATCGACGAGATTGCCTTTCAGACGAATCTGTTAGCGCTTAATGCGGCTGTTGAAGCGGCGCGTGCCGGTCAGCATGGTAAGGGCTTTGCGGTCGTCGCTGAGGAGGTGCGTAACCTCGCCGCACGTAGTGCCAAGGCCGCCAGTGAAACAGCTGAATTGATTGAAGGATCCGTGACCAAGACGGAGAATGGCACCGAAATGGCCCAACAGACTTCGGCGGCGTTGGAAGAAATTGTCGGAGGCATTACCAAGGTGACGGATCTGGTTGCTGAAATTGCCGCAGCCAGTAATGAACAGGCGCAGGGGATTTCCCAGATCAATCAAGGGTTGGGACAGATCGATGAGGGCGTCCAGCAAAATACAGCGACCGCCGAAGAATCGGCGGCTGCAGCAGAGCAATTAAGTGCTCAGGCGGCCCATCTTAAACAATTATTGAGTCGCTTTAAACTGGCCGGGCAGACCCAATCCTTTGCAGAAATAGCTCCTGAACCGTCTATCTCTTCCCGCGAGGCTCGTTCAAGTGTCCCTTCGGGTTGGGGAGGAGCAGCACAGGAAACTGCGCAAATCAGCCTTGATGATGACGAGTTCGGCCGCTTTTAA